In Chrysoperla carnea chromosome 2, inChrCarn1.1, whole genome shotgun sequence, the following proteins share a genomic window:
- the LOC123292747 gene encoding histamine H2 receptor-like encodes MSSPALGVPLTLFSTVGVILNGYILLVVILTKQSATANNLLLMHLGIVDTLLGVLFLIFAAPTIATRSTWLASGMPCTLHGFLFTLLHPVALWTVCGLNCDRYYAIAAPLHYGALVNSRKVAIGLGFAWFISILLCIPPLFTVAPYRYSSHLGACAPDFTIGDGVFWYSTLYTALTLLLPAALILGCNIKVLMIARYHRHRIASAIYEVTLSAQVTITHQRNPFFVPTVTAPSHGGPKFRGRSAVSTVLQLLGSFLLLYFPYYSIIVWNSTVTSILKQIPKVHPHIVAIASFLITCSPPINGLLYGVKSKTLRKTFQNYWRKQMSKSEMNQEIQARTPSTCGSRRPSLTPLGVLTKPCLQRRLSEALIDVNRQTSPQASKIKRIASELSWRPLTGISLFSNENTNHDSTIIPHTSSCNTLQVPHTDADETSLPSNEEEIYFSFKPYKNKNPRIHGKHITTACVSQNTFLHRVLGTNESISATKRGDTTIIQAIVKTPARKPKILITRAFSEESEKNPSTHGSPSRTAVALMNRKHSISTTTLLERKWRTLKGRSTDEDSDSSDVVVHRPKRFPLTSTDRSSDSSTASDASSSGRMYMSLDDRISFGHQDGTDSDGIVAEESLLLSWPTTKKLRNSPPRTLLVKQKTILDNSPTTEIVLQEIVQQ; translated from the exons ATGAGCTCACCAGCGTTAGGTGTACCTCTCACATTATTTTCAACTGTGGGTGTAATATTAAATGGTTACATATTACTTGTggtaattttaacaaaacaa AGTGCAACAGcgaataatttacttttaatgcACTTAGGAATTGTCGATACATTGTTGGgcgtattatttttaatttttgctgcGCCAACTATTGCAACGCGATCTACATGGTTAGCATCTGGTATGCCGTGCACATTACATGGTTTTCTATTTACATTATTACATCCAGTTGCATTGTGGACTGTTTGTGGATTAAATTGTGATCGATATTATGCAATAGCAGCGCCATTACATTATGGAGCACTTGTTAATTCACGAAag GTTGCAATTGGACTAGGTTTTGCATGgttcatttcaattttgttgtgTATTCCACCGTTATTCACTGTGGCACCATATCGTTATAGTTCACATTTAGGAGCTTGTGCTCCTGATTTTACTATTGGTGATGGGGTTTTTTGGTATTCCACTTTGTATACTGCATTAACGTTACTATTGCCAGCTGCATTAATATTGGGATGCAATATCAAA gtacTGATGATTGCTCGCTACCATCGACATCGTATTGCATCCGCAATCTACGAAGTAACATTATCAGCACAAGTAACCATCACACACCAACGAAATCCATTTTTCGTACCAACTGTAACTGCACCAAGTCATGGTGGTCCTAAATTTCGTGGACGCAGTGCAGTTTCAACCGTCTTACAATTATTaggttcatttttattattatatttcccaTATTATAGTATAATCGTATGGAATTCAACAGTGacaagtattttaaaacaaattccaAAGGTTCATCCACATATAGTAGCAATTGCATCATTCCTAATTACATGTTCACCACCCATAAATGGGTTGTTATATGGCGTTAAAAGTAAAACATTACGAAAAACATTCCAAAATTATTGGCGAAAACAAATGTCAAAAAGTGAGATGAATCAAGAAATACAAGCACGAACTCCTTCGACATGTGGATCACGACGTCCATCATTAACGCCGTTGGGAGTATTAACAAAACCATGCTTACAACGGCGTTTATCAGAAGCATTAATCGATGTTAATCGACAAACAAGTCCACaagcatcaaaaattaaacgcATTGCTTCAGAATTATCTTGGCGACCTTTAACTGGGATTTCATTGTTCTCTAATGAAAATACGAATCACGATTCCACGATCATACCGCACACATCTAGCTGTAATACATTGCAAGTACCACATACGGACGCGGATGAAACATCGTTGCCAAGTAATGaggaagaaatttattttagttttaaaccctacaaaaataaaaatcctagAATCCATGGCAAACATATTACAACGGCATGTGTAtcacaaaatacatttttgcatCGAGTTTTAGGCACAAATGAATCTATTAGCGCAACCAAACGTGGAGATACCACAATAATTCAAGCAATCGTAAAAACACCAGCACGTaagccaaaaatattaataacaagaGCATTTTCAGAAGAGAGTGAGAAAAATCCTTCGACGCATGGATCACCATCGCGTACAGCTGTAGCATTAATGAATCGTAAACATTCCATTTCAACAACAACCTTGTTAGAACGTAAATGGCGAACGTTAAAAGGACGTTCTACCGACGAGGATAGTGATTCATCCGATGTTGTAGTACACCGGCCAAAACGATTTCCATTAACATCAACAGATCGAAGTAGTGATTCATCCACGGCATCAGACGCTTCATCGTCGGGTCGAATGTATATGTCATTAGACGATCGAATTAGTTTTGGACATCAGGATGGTACAGATAGTGATGGAATTGTTGCAGAAGAATCATTGTTATTGTCATGGCCTACCAcgaaaaaattacgaaatagtCCACCGCGTACATTGTTAGTGAAgcaaaaaacaatattagatAATAGTCCAACTACGGAGATTGTTTTACAGGAAATTGTGCAACAATGA
- the LOC123292748 gene encoding uncharacterized protein LOC123292748, which yields MSSGKVVLGTLATPDDGLYDIVLINESILEEALIFLKDHFFTSEAICKAIKVLENPPLLEDLLKCMKMMITKEAEGSFASIAVMKKLTNQIICVMCFSLRPKRNNQTYFGDYAEHHCQDELMKRVFQFVDATSSKVNVYDYFNVDYLVECEILSTHEDYRRKQFGKKITEFVVKTIFLKNLPIVLPEYQEVIDNFDNYAFRSICSSKYSKLIANNVGCEDLCYADLRQLKLNECTDQNESFEIFTVGCKLSKLIMQTYSSKY from the exons ATGAGTTCTGGAAAAGTTGTTTTAGGAACTTTGGCAACTCCTGATGATG GTTTATATGATATTGTGTTAATCAATGAGAGTATACTTGAAGaagctttaatatttttaaaagatcatTTTTTTACTTCAGAAGCGATTTGTAAAGCTATAAAAGTATTAGAGAATCCACCGTTGTTagaagatttattaaaatgcatGAAGATGATGATTACTAAAGAAGCAGAAGGATCGTTCGCATCCATAGCTGTGATGAAAAAACttacaaatcaaattatttgtGTCATGTGCTTTTCACTAagg CCAAAGCGGAATAATCAAACATATTTTGGTGACTATGCTGAACACCATTGCCAAGATGAGCTGATGAAAAGAGTCTTTCAATTTGTGGACGCCACCAGTTCGAAAGTCAATGTCTACGATTATTTCAACGTGGACTATTTGGTTGAATGCGAAATTTTGTCAACGCATGAGGATTATCGTCGAAAAcaatttgggaaaaaaataactgaatttGTAGTTAAAACGATTTTCCTCAAAAATCTACCAATAGTATTACCAGAGTATCAAGAAGTTATAGATAATTTCGATAATTATGCATTTCGAAGTATATGCTCTTCCAAATACTCGAAACTAATTGCAAATAATGTGGGATGTGAAGATTTATGTTATGCTGATCTCCGCCAATTGAAGTTGAATGAATGTACTGATCAAAATGAatcgtttgaaatttttactgttgggtgtaaattatcaaaattaataatgcaAACTTATAGTAGTAAATATTAA